The sequence ATGATGGACTGCGACATCTCGTCGAGAGGAGGCAATCATGACCGTTTCGATGCAGTCGTTCCTCGACGAGCTCGCCGACATCGTCGGTGCGTCCCACGTGCTCACCGATCCCGGCGTGGTTGCCGGCTATGTCACCGACTGGACCGGGCACTGGCAGGGGCACACCACCGCCGTGGTCCGGCCCGCCGACACCGGGCAGGTTTCGGCGGTTCTCGCCCTCTGCTCCCGCGCCGGCGTCGCCGTGGTTCCGCAGGGCGGCAACACCGGTCTGGTCGGTGGGTCGATCCCGATGGACGGGGAGGTGGTGCTCAGTACCACCCGGCTTTCCGTCATCGAACACGTCGACCCGATCGGCCGCACCATTGCCGCGGGAGCGGGTGTGACCATTGCCCGCGCCCGCGACGCGGCCCGCGAACACGGAGTGGAGTTCGGTGTGGACCTTGCCTCCCGCGAATCGGCAACCCTCGGCGGGATCGTCGCCACCAACGCCGGGGGCATCCGGGTAATCAAGAACGGCGACACCAGGTCTCAGCTGCTCGGCATCGAGGCGGTGCTGTCCGACGGGCGCGTTCTGACCCGATGGAAAGAGTTGACGAAAGACAACGTGGGGTACGGCCTGCCCGGCCTTCTCGCGGGCTCCGAGGGCACACTCGCCGTGATCACTCGCGTCCTGATGCGACTCGTACTACCCCCGAGCGCAACTCGGGTCGCTTTCGTCGCAGTCGGTTCGGTGGGTGACGCACTGATGGTGGTGGATCGCCTCGAGCGCGCCGGGCTGACGCTCGACGCCGCGGAGCTGATGACGAGGTCGGGTATCGACCTGGTCTGCCAACATCAGCAACTCCGGCGGCCACTTTCGGCCGACGCACCGTTCTGTGTCCTGGTGGAGGTGTCCGGTCGCGAGGACGCCGAGACCACGCTCCTCGAGGTTCTGGACGACAGCCATGAATTCGTGCTCGACGCCGTCGTGGAGGAAGGACCGGCGCACAGGCTGTGGCAATACAGGGAGAGCCACACCGAGTCGGTGGGCGCCGCTTCGTCCACGCCACCCGTGAAGTTGGACATTTCGACGCCGCTGCGCGACATCGAGGCCTTCCTGAACGAGCTGACCACTGGCCTCGATCGACGCTTCCCCGGAGTGCGGGCGATCTGTTTCGGGCACGTGGCCGACGGCAACATTCACGTCAATCTTCTCGACGCCGCGCCGGATCAGCGGGACACTCTGTCCGACTTCGTTTTTCATCTCGTCACCGACCACAACGGGAGCATCAGCGCCGAACACGGTGTCGGGCGGGCCAAGGCCCCCTGGATGACACTCGGACGAAGTGCGGTCGACCTCGACGTCATGCGGTCGATACGAGCAGCGCTGGACCCCGCCGGGATCCTGAACCCCCACATCCTTCCCGCACGCAGGCCGTGAGATCGAACAACTACGGACCTTCCTGGCCGTCGGCGAGATCGTCGAGGACGGCCGAAAGCCGGCGCATCGCTGCGAGCGCGTCACGTAATTTGTCGGGTCCCATGGCCTCGGCCAGGCGAGCGGCGAAGGCAGCATGCGCGGGGTCGATGCCGGTCACCGCTGCGCGCCCCGCCGGCGTGGGGGTGATGAGCTTGGCTCGTCGATGAGCGGGATTCGGCTGATACTCGGCGAGTCCACGCTCGACGAGCAGGTCGGCGATCCTCTGCACGCTCTGGCGCGTGATGCCCATTTCCCGTGCGACGCCGGCAACCGTCAGCGGCTGATTCAGTACGGCGCCGAGAACCTGCCACCACGCGGCCGTGAGCCCCGCCGGACGTGCCAAGTCCTCGGCCACAGCGAGAAACTGACCGTTGAGTCGGAACGTTGTGAGGGCTGCCCCGCTGAGCAGTTCCTGTTCGGGCCGCTCACTCATACGGCCATGAGTTCATAGAATCCGGCCGGATCGCGGTGGCCGTAGAGCTTGAACCAGGACGCGAGAACGCTGGGCTCGAATACATCCAGCCGAGCGAGGATTTCACGTGCAAACTCTACCGGTGCAGTGGCACTAGCGGTGATGAGATCGCGATCCGTGACGGCCGGCTCATCACGGTAGAGGCTTCCACCGGCGTATCCGACTCCCTCGAGGAATTCGGCAGCGTTGCTGGTGTGGTCGCGATCGTCGAGCAACCCGGCGAGCGCGAGGCCCCCTGTTGCCCCGCAGATCGCCGCCACCGGAACCCCGGCGGCGAGGAATTCGCGAGCTTTCTCGGCGAAGGGTGTGAACTGCTCGGTGGGCCAGATGTCGTTGCCCGCCAGAATCAGCATTGCACTGTCCTGCGGCCGAATCTTGTCCAACGTGGTGTCCGGGACCACGCGCATGCCGCCCATCGTGGTGATCGGATCCAGGGTGGACCCGACCGTACTGACGGCGTAGCGACCAGGCTGCTTGTGCCAGGTGGGCTTGTTGATGTGGGCGATCGCGTGGCCTACCTCCCAGTCGGCGAAGGTGTCGTATACGGCGACGTGCACTGTTTCAGTCATGACAGAATGCTGTCATGATGGCAGCATTCTGTCAATGGTGAGCGATCGACTACGGCTCCGCGGGCCGATAATCACTGGCTTCGGTTTCAGCGGACGTGATGTAGTGCGGTCATGCCAA comes from Rhodococcus oxybenzonivorans and encodes:
- a CDS encoding FAD-binding oxidoreductase encodes the protein MTVSMQSFLDELADIVGASHVLTDPGVVAGYVTDWTGHWQGHTTAVVRPADTGQVSAVLALCSRAGVAVVPQGGNTGLVGGSIPMDGEVVLSTTRLSVIEHVDPIGRTIAAGAGVTIARARDAAREHGVEFGVDLASRESATLGGIVATNAGGIRVIKNGDTRSQLLGIEAVLSDGRVLTRWKELTKDNVGYGLPGLLAGSEGTLAVITRVLMRLVLPPSATRVAFVAVGSVGDALMVVDRLERAGLTLDAAELMTRSGIDLVCQHQQLRRPLSADAPFCVLVEVSGREDAETTLLEVLDDSHEFVLDAVVEEGPAHRLWQYRESHTESVGAASSTPPVKLDISTPLRDIEAFLNELTTGLDRRFPGVRAICFGHVADGNIHVNLLDAAPDQRDTLSDFVFHLVTDHNGSISAEHGVGRAKAPWMTLGRSAVDLDVMRSIRAALDPAGILNPHILPARRP
- a CDS encoding MarR family winged helix-turn-helix transcriptional regulator; this translates as MSERPEQELLSGAALTTFRLNGQFLAVAEDLARPAGLTAAWWQVLGAVLNQPLTVAGVAREMGITRQSVQRIADLLVERGLAEYQPNPAHRRAKLITPTPAGRAAVTGIDPAHAAFAARLAEAMGPDKLRDALAAMRRLSAVLDDLADGQEGP
- a CDS encoding type 1 glutamine amidotransferase family protein; translated protein: MTETVHVAVYDTFADWEVGHAIAHINKPTWHKQPGRYAVSTVGSTLDPITTMGGMRVVPDTTLDKIRPQDSAMLILAGNDIWPTEQFTPFAEKAREFLAAGVPVAAICGATGGLALAGLLDDRDHTSNAAEFLEGVGYAGGSLYRDEPAVTDRDLITASATAPVEFAREILARLDVFEPSVLASWFKLYGHRDPAGFYELMAV